One genomic segment of Myxococcales bacterium includes these proteins:
- a CDS encoding DUF1704 domain-containing protein, whose protein sequence is MVLVVAPFPGLAPDLDRTLRDAVRRVGLLGAVTPLNRAEEHERLALVFARGERSLPSWRYTRADVASLRASLSRVDAALAATVREEPLAELYRARTDELAQEVALIEAVGRPGFGERAALRFPSDGVAGAKLAASLADERSDETSEPTCTSDGDEPASLASRLRAAIGAHRMAFRVELREGLLPLAATGDGVVLVAVGRRLTDEAARRTTLHEIEGHALPRHRASKASLALFALGTAHGADDQEGYALLLERRAGFLRGARARELSARHRAVVTMRGGADFAECTTALLESGSPLNDALRIAERTYRGGDGKGAGLGREVVYLEALARVEARLAAHPEDEPILASGQVSIDAVTTLRRAREG, encoded by the coding sequence GTGGTGCTCGTGGTGGCCCCCTTCCCTGGTCTCGCCCCTGACCTGGATCGAACGCTTCGCGATGCGGTCCGGCGCGTGGGCCTGCTCGGCGCCGTCACGCCGCTCAATCGCGCCGAGGAGCACGAGCGCCTGGCCCTTGTGTTTGCTCGTGGCGAGCGCTCGCTCCCCTCGTGGCGATACACGCGCGCCGACGTGGCTTCGCTCCGCGCGTCGTTGAGCCGCGTCGATGCGGCGCTTGCCGCGACCGTCCGCGAAGAACCACTCGCCGAGCTCTATCGGGCGCGGACAGATGAGCTAGCGCAGGAGGTCGCGCTCATCGAGGCCGTCGGTCGGCCCGGCTTCGGCGAACGCGCGGCGCTTCGATTTCCCAGCGACGGCGTCGCTGGTGCGAAGCTCGCGGCCTCGCTCGCCGACGAGCGCAGTGACGAGACATCCGAGCCCACCTGCACGAGCGACGGCGACGAGCCAGCGTCGCTGGCTTCACGCCTTCGCGCCGCCATCGGCGCGCATCGGATGGCGTTTCGCGTCGAGCTCCGCGAGGGCCTTCTCCCGCTCGCCGCCACCGGCGACGGCGTGGTGCTCGTGGCTGTGGGGCGACGGCTCACCGACGAGGCCGCGCGGCGCACGACGCTCCACGAGATCGAGGGCCACGCGCTGCCGCGGCATCGCGCCTCAAAGGCGTCGCTCGCGCTCTTTGCGCTCGGCACCGCTCACGGCGCCGACGACCAAGAAGGTTACGCGCTCCTCCTCGAACGCCGTGCCGGCTTCCTGCGGGGCGCACGCGCGCGCGAGCTCTCGGCGCGCCACCGGGCCGTTGTCACGATGCGCGGCGGCGCCGACTTCGCGGAGTGCACGACGGCGCTCCTCGAGAGCGGCTCACCGCTAAACGACGCGCTTCGTATCGCGGAGCGAACCTACCGCGGCGGCGACGGCAAGGGCGCGGGCCTGGGACGAGAGGTTGTCTACCTGGAGGCGCTCGCACGGGTTGAAGCACGCCTTGCGGCGCATCCGGAAGATGAGCCCATCTTGGCGAGCGGACAGGTATCCATCGACGCCGTGACTACGCTTCGCCGCGCCCGCGAAGGGTGA
- a CDS encoding PhoH family protein: MRKNYVLDTNILLHDPRAIFRFEDNNVIIPIYCIEEVDQFKREGSERGRNARSIARILDELREQEGSLSKGVPLKSGGTLRVAVPAKRPELPSAIDKAAMDNAILQTAFDIREADPASPAIFVTMDTNLRIRADALGMMAENYENMRVEVDELGTGVREIDIDRASIDAFFHEGRLSAKNFENMGANLCVLLRDRENPSHTALGRYDANRGEIMALRTPREGVIGVRPRNKEQSFALDLLLDENIRLVTLVGKAGTGKTLLAIAAGLKRTVEDGQYTRLLVSRPIMPLGRDLGFLPGDVDEKLNPWMQPIFDNLEFLFSGSRKGPRAYAELLESGQIQVEPLTYIRGRSLPQQFMIVDEAQNLTPHEVKTIITRSGDGTKIVLTGDPNQIDNPYVDSASNGLTIAADRFRGEKVAGHIVLAKGERSELAEIAANLL; this comes from the coding sequence ATGCGCAAGAACTACGTCCTCGACACCAACATCCTCCTCCACGATCCGCGGGCGATTTTTCGCTTCGAAGACAACAACGTCATCATCCCGATTTATTGCATCGAGGAGGTTGACCAGTTCAAACGCGAGGGTTCGGAGCGAGGGCGCAACGCGCGCTCCATCGCGCGCATCCTGGACGAGCTCCGTGAGCAAGAGGGCTCGCTGTCGAAGGGCGTGCCGCTGAAGAGCGGAGGCACGCTCCGCGTAGCCGTGCCGGCGAAGCGCCCGGAGCTCCCGAGCGCCATCGACAAAGCCGCGATGGATAACGCCATCTTGCAGACCGCCTTCGACATCCGTGAGGCCGACCCGGCGAGCCCCGCGATCTTCGTCACGATGGACACGAACCTCCGCATCCGCGCCGACGCCCTCGGCATGATGGCGGAGAACTACGAGAACATGCGCGTCGAGGTCGACGAGCTCGGCACCGGCGTGCGCGAGATTGACATCGATCGCGCGAGCATCGACGCCTTCTTTCACGAAGGTCGCCTCTCGGCGAAGAACTTCGAGAACATGGGCGCGAACCTCTGCGTCCTGCTCCGCGATCGCGAAAACCCCAGCCACACGGCGCTCGGCCGCTACGACGCCAACCGCGGCGAAATCATGGCGCTGCGCACGCCGCGCGAGGGCGTCATCGGTGTCCGGCCGCGCAACAAGGAGCAGAGCTTCGCCCTCGATCTCTTGCTCGACGAAAATATTCGTCTCGTCACGCTCGTCGGCAAAGCCGGCACCGGCAAGACGCTCCTCGCCATCGCGGCGGGCCTGAAGCGCACCGTCGAAGACGGGCAATACACGCGCCTCTTGGTCTCGCGGCCCATCATGCCGCTCGGTCGCGATCTCGGGTTTTTGCCCGGCGATGTGGACGAGAAGCTCAACCCGTGGATGCAGCCCATCTTCGACAACCTCGAGTTCCTCTTCAGCGGTTCGCGCAAGGGGCCGCGCGCCTACGCCGAGCTGCTCGAGAGCGGGCAGATTCAGGTCGAGCCGCTCACGTACATTCGCGGTCGGTCGCTGCCGCAGCAGTTCATGATCGTCGACGAAGCGCAGAACCTCACGCCGCACGAGGTGAAGACGATCATCACGCGCTCCGGCGATGGAACGAAGATCGTGCTCACGGGCGATCCGAACCAGATCGACAACCCCTACGTCGACAGCGCGTCGAACGGCCTCACCATTGCCGCCGATCGCTTCCGCGGCGAGAAGGTCGCGGGGCACATCGTCCTGGCGAAGGGCGAGCGCAGCGAGCTCGCGGAGATCGCGGCGAACCTCTTGTAG